Proteins encoded by one window of Rutidosis leptorrhynchoides isolate AG116_Rl617_1_P2 chromosome 7, CSIRO_AGI_Rlap_v1, whole genome shotgun sequence:
- the LOC139858587 gene encoding uncharacterized protein, producing the protein MLGSSFPSTLSTFDSGTRSHFSPDIESHLSKSKHVHTINLKSTRWKTHATGKTPEIVLSDEDKSKWEACKQALSGFEFSVEEEDKILGKAFGLLHSPFWGEEREKVVPKFEEIDAILAYLRDLDLSNDDISKVLKKFPEVVGCSLENELKTNIQILEKQWGIKGKSLRNLLLRNPKVLGYIVDCKGDCMALCTRCWVRF; encoded by the exons ATGCTGGGAAGCTCCTTCCCTTCTACCTTATCGACCTTTGACTCCGGAACACGTTCTCATTTTTCG CCTGATATCGAATCGCATTTATCAAAATCCAAACATGTTCACACAATAAATCTGAAATCTACAAGATGGAAGACACATGCAACTGGAAAAACTCCAGAGATAGTTTTAAGTGACGAAGATAAGTCGAAATGGGAAGCTTGTAAACAAGCTctttcaggatttgaattttcggTAGAAGAAGAAGACAAAATATTAGGAAAAGCATTTGGGTTACTTCATTCCCCTTTTTGGGGTGAAGAACGCGAAAAAGTAGTACCGAAGTTTGAAGAAATTGATGCCATTTTGGCTTATTTACGAGATTTAGACCTTTCGAATGATGATATTTCCAAGGTGCTCAAGAAATTTCCAGAGGTTGTTGGTTGTAGCCTTGAAAATGAGTTGAAAACGAACATTCAAATACTTGAAAAACAATGGGGTATAAAAGGAAAGTCGCTAAGGAATCTTTTACTACGTAACCCAAAAGTGTTGGGTTATATTGTAGACTGTAAGGGAGATTGTATGGCACTATGCACTCGGTGCTGGGTTCGGTTTTAA